A genomic segment from Aegilops tauschii subsp. strangulata cultivar AL8/78 chromosome 1, Aet v6.0, whole genome shotgun sequence encodes:
- the LOC109750478 gene encoding transcription initiation factor TFIID subunit 6 isoform X2, with translation MSIVPKETIEVIAQSIGIPSLPADVSAALAPDVEYRLREIMQEAIKCMRHAKRTVLTADDVDSALSLRNVEPVYGFASGDPLRFKRAVGHKDLFYIDDREVDFKEIIEAPLPKAPLDTAVVAHWLAIEGVQPAIPENPPIDAIAAPTENKRTEHAKDDGLPVDIKLPVKHILSRELQMYFDKIAELTMSRSSTPVFREALVSLSKDSGLHPLVPYFSYFIADEVTRSLADLPVLFALMRVVQSLLRNPHIHIEPYLHQLMPSMITCIVAKRLGHRLSDNHWELRDFSANLVASVCRRYGHVYHNLQIRLTKTLVHAFLDPHKALTQHYGAVQGISALGPSAIRLLLLPNLQTYMQLLDPELQLEKQSNEMKRKEAWRVYGALLCAAGKCLYERLKLFPNLLSPPARPVLRSNSRVATNNPNKRKSSTDLSASQPPLKKMASDVSMSPMGSAAPGAGNMPGSMDGFSAQLPNPSMMQASSSGQKVESMTAAGAIRRDQGNNHAQRVSTVLRQAWKEDQDAGHLLGSLHEVFGEAIFSFIQPPELSIFL, from the exons CGCAGAGCATCGGCATCCCCTCCCTCCCCGCCGATGTCTCCGCCGCCCTCGCGCCCGACGTCGAGTACCGCCTCCGGGAGATCATGCAG GAGGCCATCAAGTGTATGCGGCATGCAAAGAGGACAGTTCTGACTGCCGATGATGTTGACAGTGCTCTCAGCCTGAGGAATGTTGAG CCTGTATATGGATTTGCATCTGGTGACCCCTTGCGGTTTAAGAGAGCTGTGGGCCATAAAGATCTCTTCTATATTGATGACAGGGAGGTAGACTTCAAAGAG ATTATCGAAGCTCCTCTACCGAAAGCTCCACTCGACACAGCAGTTGTTGCTCACTGGCTAGCGATTGAGGGCGTCCAACCTGCTATTCCAGAGAATCCTCCTATCGATG CAATTGCAGCACCAACTGAAAATAAAAGGACAGAGCATGCGAAGGATGATGGACTACCAGTTGACATCAAGCTTCCTGTTAAGCATATATTATCTAGAGAACTCCAG ATGTACTTCGATAAAATAGCAGAGCTTACTATGAGTAGATCAAGCACCCCAGTTTTTAGAGAAGCATTAGTGAGCTTGTCTAAAGACTCAGGCCTTCACCCGTTGGTTCCTTACTTTTCGTACTTCATTGCAGATGAG GTTACCAGGAGTTTGGCCGACCTCCCTGTTCTATTTGCTCTCATGCGTGTTGTCCAAAGCCTTCTCCGTAATCCTCACATTCATATTGAACCATAT TTGCATCAGTTGATGCCATCAATGATCACTTGCATCGTCGCGAAAAGGCTTGGGCACAGGCTTTCAGACAACCATTGGGAGCTTAGAGACTTCTCTGCCAATTTGGTTGCTTCAGTATGTCGGAG GTATGGTCATGTGTATCACAATCTCCAAATCCGGTTAACAAAGACACTGGTCCATGCATTTCTTGACCCTCATAAAGCATTGACGCAACATTATGGTGCTGTTCAAGGGATATCTGCATTGGGGCCCAGTGCG ATTAGGCTTCTGCTTTTGCCCAACCTCCAGACGTACATGCAACTTTTGGATCCTGAATTACAACTTGAGAAGCAATCAAATGAAATGAAACGAAAGGAAGCATGGCGTGTTTACGGTGCCCTGCTG TGTGCTGCAGGCAAATGCTTGTATGAGCGGCTTAAGTTATTTCCTAATTTGCTCTCTCCGCCAGCTCGGCCGGTTCTGAGGAGCAATAGCAGAGTTGCAACCAACAACCCAA ATAAACGGAAGTCTAGTACAGACCTGTCCGCATCCCAGCCACCTCTGAAGAAGATGGCGTCGGACGTATCAATGAGTCCCATGGGTTCAGCAGCTCCAGGGGCAGGAAACATGCCAGGAAGCATGGACGGGTTCTCCGCTCAGCTACCCAACCCCAGCATGATGCAAGCCTCATCCTCCGGACAGAAGGTAGAAAGCATGACAGCAGCAGGCGCGATCCGGAGAGACCAGGGAAACAACCACGCGCAAAGGGTCTCCACGGTGCTGAGGCAGGCCTGGAAGGAGGACCAAGACGCCGGGCATCTCCTGGGGTCGCTGCACGAGGTGTTCGGTGAGGCCATCTTCTCGTTCATCCAGCCACCGGAGCTCTCCATCTTCCTGTAG
- the LOC109750478 gene encoding transcription initiation factor TFIID subunit 6 isoform X1: protein MSIVPKETIEVIAQSIGIPSLPADVSAALAPDVEYRLREIMQEAIKCMRHAKRTVLTADDVDSALSLRNVEPVYGFASGDPLRFKRAVGHKDLFYIDDREVDFKEIIEAPLPKAPLDTAVVAHWLAIEGVQPAIPENPPIDAIAAPTENKRTEHAKDDGLPVDIKLPVKHILSRELQMYFDKIAELTMSRSSTPVFREALVSLSKDSGLHPLVPYFSYFIADEVTRSLADLPVLFALMRVVQSLLRNPHIHIEPYHITSKRATLVYCQLHQLMPSMITCIVAKRLGHRLSDNHWELRDFSANLVASVCRRYGHVYHNLQIRLTKTLVHAFLDPHKALTQHYGAVQGISALGPSAIRLLLLPNLQTYMQLLDPELQLEKQSNEMKRKEAWRVYGALLCAAGKCLYERLKLFPNLLSPPARPVLRSNSRVATNNPNKRKSSTDLSASQPPLKKMASDVSMSPMGSAAPGAGNMPGSMDGFSAQLPNPSMMQASSSGQKVESMTAAGAIRRDQGNNHAQRVSTVLRQAWKEDQDAGHLLGSLHEVFGEAIFSFIQPPELSIFL, encoded by the exons CGCAGAGCATCGGCATCCCCTCCCTCCCCGCCGATGTCTCCGCCGCCCTCGCGCCCGACGTCGAGTACCGCCTCCGGGAGATCATGCAG GAGGCCATCAAGTGTATGCGGCATGCAAAGAGGACAGTTCTGACTGCCGATGATGTTGACAGTGCTCTCAGCCTGAGGAATGTTGAG CCTGTATATGGATTTGCATCTGGTGACCCCTTGCGGTTTAAGAGAGCTGTGGGCCATAAAGATCTCTTCTATATTGATGACAGGGAGGTAGACTTCAAAGAG ATTATCGAAGCTCCTCTACCGAAAGCTCCACTCGACACAGCAGTTGTTGCTCACTGGCTAGCGATTGAGGGCGTCCAACCTGCTATTCCAGAGAATCCTCCTATCGATG CAATTGCAGCACCAACTGAAAATAAAAGGACAGAGCATGCGAAGGATGATGGACTACCAGTTGACATCAAGCTTCCTGTTAAGCATATATTATCTAGAGAACTCCAG ATGTACTTCGATAAAATAGCAGAGCTTACTATGAGTAGATCAAGCACCCCAGTTTTTAGAGAAGCATTAGTGAGCTTGTCTAAAGACTCAGGCCTTCACCCGTTGGTTCCTTACTTTTCGTACTTCATTGCAGATGAG GTTACCAGGAGTTTGGCCGACCTCCCTGTTCTATTTGCTCTCATGCGTGTTGTCCAAAGCCTTCTCCGTAATCCTCACATTCATATTGAACCATAT CATATTACTTCTAAAAGGGCAACACTTGTTTATTGCCAGTTGCATCAGTTGATGCCATCAATGATCACTTGCATCGTCGCGAAAAGGCTTGGGCACAGGCTTTCAGACAACCATTGGGAGCTTAGAGACTTCTCTGCCAATTTGGTTGCTTCAGTATGTCGGAG GTATGGTCATGTGTATCACAATCTCCAAATCCGGTTAACAAAGACACTGGTCCATGCATTTCTTGACCCTCATAAAGCATTGACGCAACATTATGGTGCTGTTCAAGGGATATCTGCATTGGGGCCCAGTGCG ATTAGGCTTCTGCTTTTGCCCAACCTCCAGACGTACATGCAACTTTTGGATCCTGAATTACAACTTGAGAAGCAATCAAATGAAATGAAACGAAAGGAAGCATGGCGTGTTTACGGTGCCCTGCTG TGTGCTGCAGGCAAATGCTTGTATGAGCGGCTTAAGTTATTTCCTAATTTGCTCTCTCCGCCAGCTCGGCCGGTTCTGAGGAGCAATAGCAGAGTTGCAACCAACAACCCAA ATAAACGGAAGTCTAGTACAGACCTGTCCGCATCCCAGCCACCTCTGAAGAAGATGGCGTCGGACGTATCAATGAGTCCCATGGGTTCAGCAGCTCCAGGGGCAGGAAACATGCCAGGAAGCATGGACGGGTTCTCCGCTCAGCTACCCAACCCCAGCATGATGCAAGCCTCATCCTCCGGACAGAAGGTAGAAAGCATGACAGCAGCAGGCGCGATCCGGAGAGACCAGGGAAACAACCACGCGCAAAGGGTCTCCACGGTGCTGAGGCAGGCCTGGAAGGAGGACCAAGACGCCGGGCATCTCCTGGGGTCGCTGCACGAGGTGTTCGGTGAGGCCATCTTCTCGTTCATCCAGCCACCGGAGCTCTCCATCTTCCTGTAG